In Deinococcus sp. HSC-46F16, the following are encoded in one genomic region:
- a CDS encoding ATP-binding cassette domain-containing protein: MPPLLTADSLTVTFGERAVLREVSLSVAGGDRLALLGRNGVGKTTLLRVLTGEVVPEEGTLWRREGLRLAVLAQHHVHPPGPTVRDLVDAAHPYRALETELLALEANLGDPSTLAAWSALHARLEDADAYRWPARAARVLGMLNLTRFLNREAATLSGGERTRLALALALAQEPDLLLLDEPTNHLDIRMREWLEGWLRDFRGGVLLTSHDRDFLDAVATRSLWLEGGEAREYSGGYSRAREQRELERRTQTRAARLGQQEAARLSGSAERLDEWGRRSRALRTRAGRVPVTEAPLPERQIRMRLLAGTARAPLVAWGEHLSKHYGEREVLRDVAFKLRQGDRVALMGANGTGKTTLMRLLAGELHPDPGSPEPVLRVGNGVTVASLDQTWHGLTPGEGLRAQFERRFGARANALLGRAGFTADDWPKTPEVLSGGERARAGLALVSALRSDLLLLDEPTNHLDVEALQALEGAVHAYGGAVVIVTHDRRFAREVANRLWVIEDGTLREPQGWGSREYADPARTLEGDPPPPPPPPTVRQRLVPVENQLADVRRQLDAPPGTLTGREEARLRAQAHRLQGHLYELYAEVYAAPQYDAEVREGPLRVRAQRLGERGGMVWAAHDETCPHLAWDGETLRFSAPPPAWYGAALLGGALRILFECWNVGRARLGEGGPVLRRRDYFERVGLITRVGNGDPGPPQTPGDQPPAPSRYTPQHE; the protein is encoded by the coding sequence GTGCCGCCCCTCCTGACCGCCGATTCGCTCACCGTCACCTTCGGGGAACGGGCGGTCTTGCGCGAGGTGTCGCTCTCGGTGGCAGGCGGCGACCGCCTCGCCCTGCTGGGGCGCAACGGGGTGGGGAAGACCACGCTGCTGCGGGTGCTGACGGGCGAGGTCGTGCCCGAGGAAGGCACCCTCTGGCGGCGCGAGGGGCTGCGGCTGGCGGTGCTGGCGCAGCACCATGTCCACCCGCCCGGCCCGACCGTCCGCGACCTCGTGGACGCGGCCCACCCCTACCGGGCGCTGGAAACCGAGCTGCTCGCGCTGGAGGCGAACCTGGGGGACCCCAGCACCCTCGCCGCGTGGTCGGCCCTGCACGCCCGCTTGGAGGACGCCGACGCCTACCGCTGGCCCGCCCGCGCCGCGCGGGTGCTGGGGATGCTGAACCTCACCCGCTTCCTGAACCGGGAGGCGGCCACACTCTCGGGCGGGGAGCGCACCCGGTTGGCGCTGGCCCTTGCGCTCGCCCAGGAACCCGACCTGCTGCTGCTCGACGAGCCCACCAACCACCTCGACATCCGGATGCGCGAGTGGCTGGAAGGCTGGCTGCGCGACTTCCGGGGCGGTGTGCTGCTCACCAGCCACGACCGCGATTTTCTGGACGCCGTGGCGACCCGCAGCCTGTGGTTGGAGGGCGGCGAGGCCCGCGAGTATTCCGGCGGCTACTCCCGCGCCCGCGAGCAGCGCGAGCTGGAACGCCGCACGCAGACCCGGGCCGCCCGACTCGGCCAGCAGGAGGCTGCCCGGCTGAGCGGAAGCGCCGAGCGGCTCGACGAGTGGGGCCGCCGCTCCCGTGCCCTGAGGACGCGGGCGGGGCGTGTCCCCGTCACCGAGGCCCCCCTCCCCGAGCGCCAGATTCGGATGCGCCTGCTGGCAGGCACGGCGCGGGCGCCGCTGGTGGCCTGGGGCGAGCACCTTTCCAAACACTACGGTGAGCGCGAGGTGCTGCGGGACGTGGCCTTCAAGCTGCGGCAGGGCGACCGGGTGGCGCTGATGGGCGCCAACGGGACAGGCAAGACCACGCTGATGCGTCTGCTGGCGGGAGAACTGCATCCCGACCCCGGTTCCCCCGAGCCGGTCTTGCGCGTCGGCAACGGCGTCACGGTCGCGTCCCTCGACCAGACCTGGCACGGCCTGACCCCCGGCGAGGGACTGCGGGCGCAGTTCGAGCGCCGCTTCGGGGCACGGGCCAACGCGCTGCTGGGCCGAGCCGGATTCACCGCCGACGACTGGCCCAAGACCCCCGAGGTGCTGTCGGGCGGCGAGCGGGCACGGGCGGGCCTCGCGCTCGTGAGTGCGCTGCGCTCCGACCTGCTGCTGCTGGACGAACCCACCAACCACCTCGACGTGGAGGCGTTGCAGGCGCTGGAGGGGGCCGTTCACGCCTACGGCGGCGCGGTGGTCATCGTGACCCACGACCGCCGCTTTGCCCGCGAGGTCGCCAACCGCCTGTGGGTGATCGAGGACGGCACCCTGCGAGAGCCGCAGGGCTGGGGCTCGCGCGAGTACGCCGACCCCGCCCGCACGCTGGAGGGCGACCCGCCGCCCCCTCCGCCGCCGCCCACCGTCCGGCAACGGTTGGTGCCCGTGGAGAATCAACTGGCCGACGTGCGCCGCCAACTTGACGCGCCCCCCGGCACCCTGACCGGCCGCGAGGAGGCCCGCCTGCGGGCACAGGCCCACCGCCTCCAGGGGCACCTCTATGAGCTGTACGCCGAGGTCTACGCCGCCCCCCAGTACGACGCGGAGGTGCGCGAGGGGCCGTTACGGGTCCGTGCCCAACGTCTCGGTGAACGGGGCGGGATGGTGTGGGCCGCCCACGACGAGACGTGCCCCCACCTTGCCTGGGACGGCGAGACGCTGCGCTTCTCGGCCCCACCGCCCGCGTGGTACGGGGCGGCGCTGCTGGGCGGGGCGCTGCGGATTCTCTTCGAGTGCTGGAATGTGGGCCGGGCGCGGCTGGGCGAGGGTGGGCCGGTGCTGCGGCGGCGGGACTATTTCGAGCGGGTGGGGCTGATAACGCGTGTCGGCAACGGCGACCCCGGCCCACCACAGACCCCAGGCGACCAGCCGCCCGCTCCCTCCCGCTATACTCCCCAGCATGAGTGA
- a CDS encoding class I SAM-dependent methyltransferase, giving the protein MSRVVNPFGTPQGAARYAAGRPAFHPLVLARLVPHLAGRRALGADVACGTGLSSVALAELVDRVLAFDVSGAMLAQARPHPRVTYAQAPAEALPLEGGVLDVLTVAQGFHWFDRNAFLTEARRTLQPGGVLALYDDFFLGEMPGREDFREFVTTYWERYPAPPRHRYDFGEAEARAAGFCWHEERFRHGLALSRRELVAYLMTHSNTIAATERGDETAEEVGAWLEEQLRPFYDGDEARELTFGAVLTVLKPQ; this is encoded by the coding sequence ATGTCCCGTGTGGTCAATCCCTTCGGCACGCCCCAGGGCGCGGCGCGGTACGCGGCCGGGCGCCCTGCCTTCCACCCGCTCGTGCTGGCGCGGCTCGTGCCGCATCTGGCGGGCCGCCGGGCGCTGGGAGCAGACGTGGCCTGTGGGACCGGGTTGTCGAGCGTGGCGCTCGCCGAGCTGGTGGACCGGGTGTTGGCCTTCGACGTGTCCGGGGCGATGCTGGCCCAGGCCCGTCCCCACCCCCGCGTGACCTACGCGCAGGCCCCCGCCGAGGCGCTGCCGCTGGAAGGGGGCGTGCTGGACGTGTTGACGGTGGCGCAGGGCTTCCACTGGTTCGACCGGAACGCCTTTCTGACGGAGGCTCGCCGTACTCTGCAGCCGGGCGGCGTGCTGGCCCTCTACGACGACTTCTTTCTGGGAGAGATGCCGGGCCGCGAGGACTTCCGCGAGTTCGTGACGACGTACTGGGAGCGCTACCCGGCTCCACCCCGCCACCGCTACGACTTCGGGGAGGCCGAGGCGCGGGCAGCGGGCTTCTGCTGGCATGAGGAGCGCTTCCGGCATGGACTCGCCCTCTCCCGGCGGGAGCTCGTCGCCTACCTGATGACCCACTCCAACACCATCGCCGCCACCGAGCGCGGGGACGAGACGGCGGAGGAGGTTGGGGCGTGGCTGGAAGAACAGCTCCGACCTTTCTACGACGGCGATGAGGCGCGGGAGCTGACCTTCGGGGCCGTCCTGACCGTTCTGAAACCCCAGTGA